One segment of Natronosalvus halobius DNA contains the following:
- a CDS encoding GNAT family N-acetyltransferase, which translates to MHDSHTKPDAGTDADDAHSDLDIRQATLEDQDAVVELTSDIWTDRGGDYLQYVYPDWIEDHDDDHKRTFLVDASGSDASDVAVAGLVQAVMLSTDEAWFQGLRIHRDYRRRGLSRRLNRACFDWARERGATVGRLMIFSWNAPALGASRSAGYEPATEFRWAHPAPDPDASGPDPVSTADNAARAWRSWSQSGARDHLRGLALDADESWALRELTRADLERFAADEGVFTVDRPSGVAGVSYRNRTYNRETEAGETEHWIEYGVSAWDDVDAARSLFAAIARDAAHLDADRTRVLIPETVEAVSDASFAGAPISDEPDFVLEVDLSGSHGQVE; encoded by the coding sequence ATGCACGACAGTCACACTAAACCCGACGCCGGGACAGACGCTGACGACGCCCACAGCGACCTCGACATCCGGCAGGCCACGCTCGAAGACCAGGACGCCGTCGTCGAGTTGACGAGCGACATCTGGACCGACCGCGGCGGGGACTACCTCCAGTACGTGTACCCGGACTGGATCGAAGACCACGACGACGACCACAAACGGACGTTCCTCGTGGACGCGAGCGGGAGTGACGCTAGCGACGTCGCCGTCGCCGGACTCGTCCAGGCGGTCATGCTCTCGACCGACGAGGCCTGGTTCCAGGGGTTGCGCATTCACCGCGACTACCGCCGCCGCGGCCTCAGCCGACGCCTCAATCGGGCGTGTTTCGACTGGGCGCGCGAACGCGGAGCGACCGTCGGCCGACTGATGATCTTCTCCTGGAACGCACCCGCGCTCGGAGCGTCCCGGTCGGCCGGATACGAACCCGCGACGGAGTTTCGCTGGGCTCACCCCGCCCCCGACCCCGATGCGTCTGGTCCCGATCCGGTGTCGACGGCCGACAACGCGGCCCGGGCGTGGCGCTCCTGGAGCCAGAGCGGGGCTCGAGACCACCTTCGGGGGCTGGCGCTCGACGCGGACGAGTCGTGGGCCCTGCGGGAACTCACCCGAGCGGACCTCGAGCGATTCGCTGCCGACGAGGGCGTGTTCACGGTCGACCGGCCGAGCGGCGTCGCCGGTGTGAGCTACCGGAACCGGACCTACAACCGGGAGACGGAGGCAGGCGAGACCGAACACTGGATCGAGTACGGCGTCAGCGCCTGGGACGACGTGGACGCCGCCCGTTCGCTGTTCGCCGCGATTGCCAGGGACGCGGCCCATCTCGACGCCGACCGGACGCGCGTCCTGATTCCCGAAACGGTCGAAGCCGTCAGTGACGCCTCGTTCGCGGGGGCGCCGATTTCGGACGAGCCTGATTTCGTCCTCGAGGTGGATCTTAGCGGCTCTCACGGGCAGGTCGAGTGA
- the gatD gene encoding Glu-tRNA(Gln) amidotransferase subunit GatD, translating to MSQTPAPGDRIHVDRSGRTYEGVLLPSSTDEHVVVKLEGGYNVGIDREEATLEVLAEDVYDVERAQAESDATSEIEFDEKLPTIALISTGGTIASTVDYRTGAVTAQFDAEDVLLAVPDLAGRANYRGRVVANILSENMEPPIWQDLAESVAEEIENGADGVVVMHGTDTMQYSASALAFMLETPVPIVFTGSQRSADRPSSDNVMNAVCAVEAAKSDCAEVLVCMHASESDTTCALHRGTRVRKNHTSRRDAFETVGAEPVGEVDYDDETVSFQGEYRERDAVDLAVEADLEEDVELLKFTPGMDPAFLDVAAGSAGLVLEGTGLGHVHTDLIQKVEELVDEGTTVVVTSQCLEGRVCDRVYDTGRDLLAAGVLEGEDMLPGTAKVKLMWALANAEDPEEAMRTSLAGEVQERSVPWESQR from the coding sequence ATGAGTCAGACCCCAGCCCCCGGCGATCGAATCCACGTCGATCGCTCGGGCCGGACGTACGAGGGCGTACTGCTCCCCTCGAGCACCGACGAGCACGTCGTGGTGAAACTCGAGGGCGGGTACAACGTCGGCATCGACCGCGAGGAGGCAACCCTCGAGGTGCTCGCCGAGGACGTCTACGACGTCGAGCGCGCGCAGGCAGAGTCCGATGCTACCTCAGAAATCGAGTTCGACGAGAAACTCCCCACCATCGCGCTCATCTCGACCGGCGGCACCATCGCCTCGACGGTCGACTACCGGACGGGCGCCGTTACGGCCCAGTTCGACGCCGAGGACGTCCTCCTGGCGGTCCCCGACCTGGCGGGCCGAGCGAACTACCGCGGCCGGGTCGTCGCCAACATCCTCTCGGAGAACATGGAACCGCCGATCTGGCAGGACCTCGCCGAGTCCGTCGCCGAGGAGATCGAAAACGGCGCCGACGGCGTCGTCGTCATGCACGGCACGGACACGATGCAGTACTCCGCGTCTGCGCTCGCCTTCATGCTCGAGACGCCCGTCCCCATCGTCTTCACCGGTAGCCAGCGCTCGGCCGACCGGCCGTCCTCGGACAACGTGATGAACGCCGTCTGCGCCGTCGAAGCTGCGAAAAGCGACTGCGCGGAGGTACTCGTCTGCATGCACGCCAGCGAGAGCGACACCACCTGTGCGCTTCACCGCGGCACCAGGGTCCGAAAGAACCACACATCGCGCCGGGACGCCTTCGAAACCGTCGGCGCCGAACCGGTCGGCGAAGTTGACTACGACGACGAAACGGTCTCCTTTCAGGGCGAGTACCGCGAACGCGACGCGGTCGACCTCGCCGTCGAGGCTGACCTCGAGGAGGACGTCGAACTGCTCAAGTTCACCCCCGGCATGGACCCCGCCTTCCTCGACGTCGCCGCAGGGTCGGCGGGCCTGGTCCTGGAGGGAACCGGACTCGGCCACGTCCACACCGACCTGATTCAAAAAGTCGAGGAACTGGTCGACGAGGGCACGACGGTCGTCGTGACCAGCCAGTGTCTCGAGGGGCGGGTCTGTGACCGCGTCTACGACACGGGCCGGGACCTGCTCGCGGCGGGCGTCCTGGAGGGCGAGGACATGTTGCCGGGCACCGCGAAGGTGAAGCTCATGTGGGCGCTGGCGAACGCCGAGGACCCCGAGGAGGCCATGCGAACCTCGCTCGCGGGAGAGGTCCAGGAGCGATCGGTGCCGTGGGAGAGCCAGCGGTGA
- a CDS encoding universal stress protein, with product MAPAHVLVPLDGSPLADDALAHALETFDCPITVLNVVTPLDATMSEGGVLEADEERLEAARTHAEESIRRAHHRAAAEERTIETAVETGEPAETILAYVDTEDVDHVVLGGHGGPRMGVVRRLLGTVATTVVGEAPVSVTVVR from the coding sequence GTGGCCCCGGCACACGTACTCGTCCCGCTGGATGGCTCACCGTTAGCCGACGATGCGCTCGCACACGCCCTCGAGACCTTCGACTGTCCCATCACCGTGTTGAACGTCGTCACCCCGCTCGACGCGACCATGAGCGAAGGCGGCGTCCTGGAGGCAGACGAGGAGCGACTCGAGGCAGCACGCACCCACGCCGAGGAGTCGATTCGACGCGCCCATCACCGGGCTGCTGCGGAGGAGCGGACGATCGAAACGGCCGTCGAGACCGGCGAGCCGGCCGAAACGATCCTCGCGTACGTCGATACCGAAGATGTCGATCACGTCGTCCTGGGCGGCCACGGCGGCCCCAGGATGGGCGTCGTTCGGCGCCTGCTCGGTACCGTGGCGACGACAGTGGTCGGCGAAGCGCCCGTGTCGGTGACGGTCGTTCGGTGA
- a CDS encoding inorganic phosphate transporter, whose protein sequence is MLELTVVPAATLTFWTFVGLATIACLFMAWSLGANSNSPPFAPAIGANAVSTLRAAFLIGILAAAGAVTQGGSISETVGAELISGVAITPLAATTGLLVAATFMSFGVYSGYPVPAAFATTGAMVGVGLSLGGEPAFGTYRRIVTFWLLVPPSSGGIAFLTAKLLRRDDIPETVGVPVLAAVVAGILANIRLGVIPHPDRSQGSVAELVSHALGSPTVLGVDLSVVGATVVFAALGFQFIRRKVVASVERGIRSFLLVLGGIVAFSSGGSQVGLATGPLEALYGTELGLPSVVLLVIGASGILAGAWMGAPRLLQATSREYAQLGVRRSIAALVPGFVIAQAAIALGIPISFNNIIISGVIGGGLAAGSAGVSRRKIGVTVLFWVLTLVTSIGIGFGFYRLLSTLLGTS, encoded by the coding sequence ATGCTGGAACTGACGGTCGTACCGGCGGCGACGTTGACGTTCTGGACGTTCGTCGGACTCGCGACGATAGCGTGCCTGTTCATGGCGTGGTCACTCGGTGCGAACAGCAACTCGCCTCCGTTCGCGCCGGCGATCGGTGCCAACGCGGTTTCGACGCTCCGAGCCGCCTTCCTGATCGGAATTCTCGCCGCAGCCGGTGCCGTCACGCAGGGCGGGAGTATCTCCGAGACAGTCGGGGCCGAACTCATCAGCGGCGTCGCGATCACGCCGCTGGCCGCGACGACGGGACTGCTGGTCGCGGCGACGTTCATGTCGTTCGGCGTCTACTCCGGCTATCCGGTTCCGGCCGCTTTCGCGACGACCGGCGCGATGGTCGGCGTCGGCCTCTCGCTTGGCGGCGAACCGGCGTTCGGCACGTACCGACGAATCGTTACGTTCTGGTTGCTCGTCCCACCGTCGTCGGGCGGAATCGCGTTCTTAACGGCGAAACTCCTCCGCAGAGACGACATCCCGGAAACCGTCGGCGTTCCGGTGCTTGCGGCCGTCGTCGCGGGTATTCTCGCCAACATTCGACTCGGGGTGATCCCCCATCCCGACCGCTCGCAGGGATCAGTCGCGGAACTTGTCTCACACGCGCTCGGGAGCCCGACAGTCCTCGGCGTCGATCTGTCCGTCGTCGGGGCGACCGTCGTGTTCGCCGCCCTCGGCTTTCAGTTCATCCGTCGGAAAGTGGTCGCGTCGGTCGAACGGGGTATTCGGTCCTTCCTGCTCGTCCTGGGCGGGATCGTCGCGTTCAGTAGCGGCGGCAGTCAGGTCGGCCTGGCAACCGGGCCGCTCGAGGCGCTCTACGGGACCGAACTCGGACTTCCGAGCGTCGTTTTGCTCGTCATCGGCGCGTCGGGAATCCTGGCGGGGGCGTGGATGGGGGCGCCGCGATTGCTGCAGGCGACGTCGCGAGAGTACGCCCAGCTGGGGGTTCGGCGCTCGATTGCGGCGCTCGTGCCGGGGTTCGTCATCGCCCAGGCGGCGATCGCGCTGGGCATTCCGATTTCGTTCAACAACATCATCATCTCGGGCGTGATCGGCGGTGGGCTGGCCGCCGGGTCAGCCGGTGTCTCCCGGCGAAAAATCGGGGTGACGGTGCTCTTCTGGGTACTCACGCTGGTTACGTCGATTGGAATTGGATTCGGATTCTACCGGCTGTTGTCGACGCTCCTGGGGACGAGTTGA
- a CDS encoding universal stress protein, whose translation MDYSPESRPVLVAVANPQHAEQLVRTASDLARLLESHVTIVSVAVKPSSSPFSVYKDETIVERFAQDTQELLDAAIAVAPEDVPIEREIVVGRTIADGVLKAIRRTNARALVIGWHDSRSRTDAILGTNLDQLIENAQCDLYVERIGYEANGVDSILVPVAGGPHVRPATLVAKAIAARNDATVHFLSVVEPDVDVDAARDHLEAGVQLLEDAPDSPFGPDIRVETAVRTGEDVPVTIAELAPDHDVIVFGVTRQGSIQRRLVGSIPQRVIPRIDETVILARSGAVVSPSRLEKFRGFWRRG comes from the coding sequence ATGGACTACTCTCCGGAGTCCAGACCGGTGCTGGTCGCGGTGGCGAACCCCCAGCACGCCGAGCAACTGGTCCGGACCGCCAGCGACCTCGCCCGCCTCCTCGAGAGCCACGTCACGATCGTTTCAGTCGCCGTCAAACCCAGTTCCTCGCCGTTCTCGGTATACAAGGACGAAACGATCGTCGAACGCTTCGCCCAGGATACCCAGGAACTCCTCGATGCGGCAATCGCGGTGGCCCCCGAGGACGTCCCGATCGAACGCGAGATCGTCGTCGGTCGGACGATCGCCGACGGCGTGCTCAAGGCGATCAGACGCACCAACGCGCGCGCGCTCGTCATCGGGTGGCACGACAGTCGGAGTCGAACCGACGCGATCCTCGGCACGAACCTCGACCAACTCATCGAGAACGCACAGTGTGACCTCTACGTCGAGCGAATCGGCTACGAAGCGAACGGCGTCGATTCGATCCTGGTGCCGGTGGCCGGCGGTCCCCACGTTCGACCGGCGACGCTCGTGGCGAAGGCCATCGCCGCCCGCAACGACGCGACAGTGCACTTCCTCTCGGTCGTCGAACCGGACGTCGACGTGGACGCCGCGCGCGACCACCTCGAGGCAGGGGTGCAGTTGCTCGAGGATGCGCCCGATTCCCCCTTCGGTCCCGATATCCGGGTCGAGACGGCGGTTCGAACCGGCGAGGACGTTCCCGTGACGATAGCGGAACTGGCACCCGATCACGACGTGATCGTCTTCGGCGTGACGCGTCAGGGGTCGATTCAGCGGCGACTCGTCGGGTCGATTCCTCAGCGGGTCATCCCTCGAATCGACGAGACGGTCATCCTCGCGCGTTCGGGTGCCGTCGTTAGCCCGTCTCGTCTCGAGAAATTCAGGGGATTCTGGAGACGAGGGTAA
- the arcS gene encoding archaeosine synthase subunit alpha has translation MTDYFEVHARDGAARLGELRLETPRTTPALVGDLLQDGGSLWAADRRVPDGDESSLTVLPHRGFPGGTAEPVRESFAVDYPDVSYPSVAVISSASPADEGTDAYAVSDVQSIVGHGAALVEAVVSVREAIPSDTALVFSGVATPRNVALLAYAGVDCFDAARATIKGTQGKYLTTESEYFLEDLDELPCSCPACQSPREEFTRADCAEHNRNALAAELAVVRQRIRDGRLRDYVEGQARQEQWLTAAMRELDAQWTYLEERTPILREADLDAATEDTLRRVEIQRFADRVTSRYRNRFDAPLVLVPCSARKPYSESQSHSQFHRAIQWRAHLVSMTSPIGVVPQELETTYPAQHYDTVVTGRWSADEKGFVARVLRRYLERNAYPRIVAHVPDEGYRDIVERVQDELDLDVTYTVDRGAHPTDDEALANLSDALSGESAYQKREREHNTVRALADYLLGDGAGDDLFDEFRTTSHYPRLQIRDTDSEETQLATMVPQYGTLSFTLEGARRWVESEAPTKRLEIDGFVPQGSVLAPGVVDADDDIRVGDEVVVEGPKAFGIGRAEMFGREMVESTRGVACEIRHVQEK, from the coding sequence ATGACCGACTACTTCGAAGTCCACGCGCGCGACGGGGCCGCGCGCCTGGGCGAACTCCGCCTCGAGACGCCGCGGACGACCCCGGCACTCGTCGGCGACCTGCTCCAGGACGGCGGCTCGCTGTGGGCGGCCGACCGCAGGGTTCCGGACGGCGACGAGTCTTCGCTGACCGTCCTGCCCCACCGCGGTTTCCCCGGTGGGACGGCCGAACCCGTCCGCGAGTCGTTCGCCGTCGACTACCCCGACGTCTCCTACCCGAGCGTTGCCGTGATCTCGAGCGCCAGCCCCGCCGACGAGGGAACCGACGCCTACGCTGTCTCCGACGTGCAATCCATCGTCGGCCACGGGGCCGCGCTCGTCGAGGCCGTGGTCTCGGTCCGAGAGGCCATCCCGTCCGACACCGCACTGGTCTTTTCGGGCGTCGCGACCCCCCGGAACGTCGCCCTGCTCGCCTACGCGGGCGTCGACTGCTTCGACGCCGCCAGAGCAACGATCAAGGGTACCCAGGGCAAGTACCTCACCACCGAGAGCGAGTACTTCCTCGAGGACCTCGATGAGTTGCCGTGTTCGTGCCCGGCCTGTCAGAGTCCCCGCGAGGAGTTCACCCGAGCGGACTGCGCCGAGCACAACCGGAACGCCCTGGCCGCGGAACTCGCGGTCGTTCGCCAGCGGATCCGGGACGGCCGCCTGCGCGACTACGTCGAGGGCCAGGCTCGCCAGGAACAGTGGCTCACCGCCGCGATGCGCGAACTCGACGCGCAGTGGACCTATCTCGAGGAGCGAACGCCCATCCTCCGGGAGGCGGACCTCGACGCGGCGACCGAGGATACCCTCAGACGCGTCGAGATCCAGCGCTTCGCCGACCGGGTGACCAGCCGCTACCGCAACCGGTTCGACGCACCGCTCGTGCTCGTGCCCTGCTCGGCCCGCAAACCCTACAGCGAGTCCCAGAGCCACAGCCAGTTCCACCGGGCGATCCAGTGGCGCGCCCACCTCGTCTCGATGACCTCGCCCATCGGTGTCGTCCCCCAGGAACTCGAGACGACCTACCCGGCCCAGCACTACGATACCGTCGTGACGGGCCGGTGGTCCGCCGACGAAAAAGGGTTCGTCGCCCGCGTCCTCCGGCGCTACCTCGAGCGAAATGCGTACCCGCGAATCGTCGCCCACGTGCCCGACGAGGGCTACCGCGACATCGTCGAACGCGTCCAGGACGAACTCGACCTCGACGTGACCTACACGGTCGATCGTGGCGCCCACCCGACCGACGACGAGGCCCTGGCGAATCTGAGCGATGCCCTCTCAGGCGAGTCCGCCTATCAGAAGCGCGAACGCGAGCACAACACCGTCCGGGCGCTCGCGGACTACCTGCTCGGCGACGGCGCCGGCGACGACCTCTTCGACGAGTTCCGGACGACGAGTCACTATCCGCGACTCCAGATTCGGGATACCGATTCCGAGGAGACGCAACTGGCGACGATGGTTCCCCAGTACGGCACCCTGTCGTTCACGCTCGAGGGCGCGAGACGCTGGGTCGAGAGCGAGGCGCCGACGAAGCGCCTCGAGATCGACGGCTTCGTCCCGCAGGGAAGCGTCCTGGCACCGGGGGTCGTCGACGCCGACGACGACATCAGAGTCGGCGACGAGGTCGTCGTCGAAGGACCGAAGGCCTTCGGTATCGGTCGCGCCGAGATGTTCGGCCGCGAGATGGTCGAGAGCACGCGCGGCGTGGCCTGTGAGATTCGCCACGTCCAGGAGAAATGA
- a CDS encoding universal stress protein — translation MNTGLVVVDDTDRHRSLLETAGELAAGADAELVLLPMTTTDEVDAEREAIGQVSDAHVAAYGTDTIENRLFYNTGQVAREALETVEGEVDFTVVPKIVDANTEATAILDAAEEHGCDHIFLVGRKRSRTGKALFGSLAQTIMLTFDGQVTVELE, via the coding sequence ATGAACACAGGACTCGTCGTCGTCGACGACACGGACCGACATCGATCGCTGCTCGAGACCGCCGGCGAACTCGCCGCCGGGGCAGACGCCGAACTCGTCTTGCTCCCCATGACCACGACGGACGAGGTCGACGCCGAACGCGAGGCAATCGGCCAGGTTAGCGACGCTCACGTCGCCGCCTACGGCACGGACACGATCGAAAACCGCCTCTTCTACAATACCGGTCAAGTGGCACGGGAAGCACTCGAGACCGTCGAGGGCGAGGTCGACTTCACCGTCGTCCCGAAGATCGTCGACGCGAACACGGAGGCGACGGCGATTCTCGACGCCGCCGAGGAACACGGCTGCGATCACATCTTCCTCGTCGGCCGCAAGCGCTCCCGGACCGGGAAGGCCCTCTTCGGCAGTCTCGCCCAGACGATCATGCTCACCTTCGACGGGCAAGTGACCGTCGAACTCGAGTAA